The following are encoded together in the Misgurnus anguillicaudatus chromosome 14, ASM2758022v2, whole genome shotgun sequence genome:
- the zhx3a gene encoding uncharacterized protein zhx3a, whose amino-acid sequence MASKRKSTVPCMIPSKSKHMREDIILGCLPELLPTIPEDSILSISKGEDTQRFHNVSKTKAKASCWERGTYGCPLCCFNSGDLNLFLNHMDNCHVDFHAQPNFYCVSCKVTAVKFEGLALHNAKSHPELHTAHRKISLQVTKRDGAITVEQTLFTEEDFNESGISITKTPIMKMTKGTHKKIVVSHTVEVQRAEPKNNKPATVTNGTLPLSISPQQIISGAGALQMHKIPNMFGTPGMHTRVPLWNSNPSSPDSNGDLPKVMIPLSSIPTYDPAMDLSCFLKASFGKFPYPTKAELCYLTVVSGFPEEQIKLWFTAQRLKQGISWSPEEIEDTRRKMFNTVFQAAPKTSQNQSHHHISQHCVSVHPASSSYIQQIPKGSVMGWKGGVIVSQPSVTQATSLQQQPVVQAPHVNIHHAVIPKETGNELAENFANRVGSITDHGHTGKSETGCSTSSKNNVSCLPVVTKSQSSGYNEGSIMNLTNIVRKIDCHINDRSANCTSKSNISSASIYRQQKASSNTKESSQSSFATTSKHNNGSTYKSTSHSTICTKRDGNMSDNTSKKSNTDTSVICSSNIQTEEFISPLTHSLISQPGSLNDPSLRKGKLLPELPGTLKQSFIHNPFPEQKQVQGLPGKEVHNQAFVVRTFTDGQSALGAPFSKNSLHSNPTTSLCIQEEPNQHSSPSLSAPQEQTSPKTLLGTPQVQSPDFTATPFKDPKHLPALDKDSKLSNFDAERLHSNRNVTQKGEGMTFEQHTFYKADKNALHTFTNENTNETATTQGMSLLRQYVQDVDQWDRSSSYPEESNMSPMKINVIALNKEERLYKTNSMQLMSKLSESWVNNGGPSHNNQSSEWQESFHRVPAKEQAAEECISDNTGLRQPDNKANFLEFESERVKCDLRSERKSIFQSLDAEAPVLPINKKSKETMEALDKSTVGEQDYWEIKREEHQQPMANQTLRGHQAQDSQSRDCLRGELLKV is encoded by the exons ATGGCCAGCAAAAGGAAATCTACGGTTCCATGTATGATTCCATCAAAAAGCAAGCACATGCGAGAGGACATCATACTGGGGTGCTTACCTGAGCTCCTACCCACAATACCTGAAGATAGCATTCTCAGTATCTCAAAAGGCGAGGATACGCAAAGATTCCACAATGTCTCGAAAACCAAGGCGAAGGCTTCGTGCTGGGAAAGGGGAACATACGGCTGCCCTCTGTGCTGCTTCAATTCCGGAGACTTGAATCTGTTTCTCAATCATATGGACAACTGTCACGTGGACTTTCATGCTCAACCAAACTTCTACTGCGTGTCATGCAAAGTCACAGCAGTGAAGTTTGAAGGTCTTGCTTTACATAACGCAAAATCACATCCTGAACTCCATACGGCGCACAGGAAAATATCACTTCAGGTCACCAAAAGAGATGGGGCGATTACAGTTGAGCAAACCTTGTTTACAGAAGAGGATTTCAATGAATCCGGCATATCCATTACCAAGACACCCATAATGAAAATGACCAAAgggacacacaaaaaaatagttGTCTCCCACACCGTTGAGGTACAAAGAGCTGAACCTAAAAACAACAAGCCTGCAACTGTAACCAACGGCACCCTACCCCTATCGATATCACCACAACAAATCATCAGTGGCGCTGGTGCtctccaaatgcataaaatccCAAACATGTTCGGTACACCAGGGATGCATACCCGTGTCCCTCTGTGGAACTCTAATCCTTCATCACCTGATTCAAACGGTGATCTCCCAAAAGTCATGATTCCTCTAAGTAGTATCCCCACATATGATCCCGCTATGGACTTGAGTTGTTTCCTTAAAGCATCCTTTGGTAAGTTTCCTTACCCTACCAAAGCAGAGCTCTGCTACTTGACAGTCGTATCTGGCTTTCCAGAAGAACAGATCAAGCTTTGGTTCACAGCCCAAAGGCTGAAGCAAGGGATCAGCTGGTCTCCCGAAGAAATCGAAGACACACGTAGAAAGATGTTCAACACTGTATTCCAAGCTGCACCGAAAACGTCACAAAATCAGTCGCATCATCATATTTCCCAACACTGTGTTTCTGTCCACCCTGCATCTTCAAGCTATATACAACAGATACCAAAGGGAAGCGTTATGGGTTGGAAAGGAGGGGTCATAGTCAGTCAGCCTAGCGTGACCCAGGCCACATCCCTTCAGCAGCAGCCAGTGGTCCAGGCGCCACATGTAAATATCCATCATGCTGTCATCCCTAAGGAAACTGGAAATGAATTAGCTGAGAACTTTGCAAACAGAGTAGGTAGCATTACCGATCATGGACACACTGGAAAAAGTGAGACTGGCTGCAGTACTTCTAGCAAGAATAACGTTAGCTGCTTGCCGGTGGTCACTAAGAGCCAAAGCAGCGGTTACAATGAGGGCAGCATTATGAATCTGACTAACATTGTCAGAAAAATTGACTGTCACATAAATGACAGAAGCGCAAACTGCACCAGCAAATCTAATATCAGTTCAGCTTCCATTTATAGGCAACAAAAAGCATCCAGTAACACTAAAGAAAGCAGCCAGAGCAGCTTTGCCACCACCAGCAAACATAACAATGGAAGCACTTATAAAAGCACCAGCCACAGTACTATTTGCACTAAAAGGGATGGAAACATGTCAGACAACACCAGCAAAAAAAGCAACACTGACACTAGTGTTATTTGTAGCAGCAACATACAAACTGAAGAGTTTATATCACCCCTTACCCATAGCCTGATTTCCCAGCCTGGAAGTCTCAACGATCCATCCCTTAGAAAAGGCAAGTTATTGCCCGAGCTCCCGGGGACTCTGAAGCAAAGCTTTATCCATAACCCATTCCCAGAACAAAAGCAGGTTCAAGGTCTGCCTGGAAAGGAGGTCCACAATCAAGCGTTCGTTGTACGTACTTTTACAGACGGCCAATCTGCTTTAGGAGCACCGTTTAGTAAAAACTCCCTCCATTCTAACCCTACAACAAGTTTGTGCATTCAAGAGGAACCGAATCAACACTCCTCTCCATCCCTTTCTGCTCCCCAAGAGCAAACTTCTCCAAAAACCCTTCTGGGAACCCCTCAGGTTCAGTCCCCAGACTTTACTGCCACCCCTTTCAAGGATCCCAAGCACTTACCTGCCTTAGACAAAGACTCCAAGCTATCCAATTTTGATGCAGAACGATTGCACTCTAACAGAAACGTAACGCAAAAAGGTGAAGGAATGACGTTCGAACAGCACACGTTTTATAAGGCTGACAAAAACGCACTACATACCTTTACGAACGAGAACACTAACGAGACCGCTACCACACAAGGAATGTCGCTTTTACGACAATACGTACAAGACGTGGACCAATGGGATCGCAGCAGCTCATATCCTGAAGAGTCAAACATGAGCCCGATGAAGATAAATGTTATAGCATTGAACAAAGAAGAAAGGTTGTACAAGACCAACAGCATGCAGCTGATGAGCAAACTGTCGGAGAGCTGGGTCAACAACGGTGGTCCTAGCCATAACAATCAATCTTCAGAATGGCAGGAAAGCTTTCACCGTGTACCAGCAAAGGAACAAGCTGCTGAAGAGTGTATATCTGATAACACCGGACTGCGTCAACCGGACAACAAGGCTAACTTTCTGGAGTTCGAAAGTGAGCGAGTCAAATGTGATCTTCGATCAGAGCGGAAAAGTATTTTTCAGAGTCTGGACGCTGAAGCTCCGGTGCTGCCAATAAATAAAAAGTCAAAGGAAACTATGGAGGCATTAGACAAATCAACAGTCGGAGAACAAGATTACTGGGAGATCAAGCGCGAGGAGCATCAACAACCAATGGCCAACCAGACTTTAAGGGGGCATCAAGCTCAAGACAGTCAGTCGAG AGACTGTCTGAGAGGAGAGCTTCTGAAAGTTTAA